A window from Acidobacteriota bacterium encodes these proteins:
- a CDS encoding mechanosensitive ion channel has translation MLNVMMDQITQVAGPYIPRIAAALGILIVGWLIALIVGALLRAVMRRTAINDRMAAWFGKEEGASDVHVDNWVGRGAYYLIMLFVLVAVFQTLGLTILTEPLNRLLTSIFEFAPRILGAGFLLIIAWILASVLRLVIAKVLTAARLDERLRSGVGEEGKKRPPLARSLADAVYWLIFLLFLPGVLNALAVEGLLEPIQAMVAKVAGFIPNLFTAAVILGVGWFVARIVQRVVSSLLSAVGLDTLSEKGGLSAALGTQRLSGVVGLIAYILVFLPVVIAALNALKMEAITVPASNMLTMILEAIPAIFGAVLILTIAYLVGRVVSGLVANLLAGAGFNGILAKLGLGKETGDGDRTPSAIVGTLILVAIMLFAVTEAAGLMGFAVLAELTSQFLVFAGRIVVGLVIFAIGLFLANFVQRTVLSAGAAQSRLLALGARIAIIVLSGAMALRHMGLADEIVNMAFGLILGAVAVALAIAFGLGGREFAARHLEGWLQSMKSEGAAK, from the coding sequence ATGCTGAACGTAATGATGGATCAGATAACCCAGGTGGCCGGCCCCTATATCCCCAGGATTGCAGCTGCTCTGGGCATCCTGATCGTGGGATGGCTGATTGCCCTGATCGTGGGTGCCCTTCTGCGGGCGGTGATGCGCCGCACTGCGATCAACGACCGGATGGCGGCCTGGTTCGGCAAAGAGGAAGGGGCCAGCGACGTGCACGTCGACAACTGGGTCGGCAGGGGCGCCTACTATCTCATCATGCTGTTCGTGCTGGTGGCGGTTTTTCAGACCCTGGGACTGACCATTCTGACCGAGCCCCTCAACCGGCTCCTCACCAGCATCTTCGAGTTTGCCCCCCGCATTCTGGGCGCGGGTTTCCTCCTGATCATCGCCTGGATCCTGGCTTCTGTCCTGAGACTGGTCATTGCCAAAGTGCTGACTGCCGCCAGGCTGGACGAGCGGCTGAGAAGCGGGGTGGGAGAGGAGGGCAAAAAACGGCCCCCTCTGGCCAGGAGCCTGGCCGATGCCGTCTATTGGCTGATCTTTCTGCTGTTTCTGCCGGGCGTCCTCAACGCCTTGGCCGTGGAAGGGCTGCTGGAGCCGATTCAAGCCATGGTTGCAAAGGTAGCGGGGTTCATTCCCAACCTCTTCACCGCCGCGGTCATCCTGGGGGTGGGATGGTTCGTGGCCCGCATCGTACAACGGGTGGTGAGCAGCCTGCTGTCAGCCGTGGGACTGGACACCTTGAGCGAGAAAGGAGGTCTCTCCGCCGCCCTGGGGACCCAACGGCTCTCCGGGGTGGTGGGACTGATCGCCTACATCCTGGTCTTCCTGCCGGTGGTGATCGCCGCCCTCAACGCACTCAAGATGGAAGCCATCACGGTGCCGGCCAGCAATATGCTCACCATGATCCTGGAAGCCATTCCGGCAATTTTCGGCGCCGTGCTGATATTGACCATCGCCTACCTGGTGGGCCGGGTGGTTTCGGGGCTGGTGGCCAACCTTCTGGCCGGCGCCGGCTTCAACGGCATCCTGGCCAAGCTGGGTCTGGGCAAGGAAACCGGCGACGGAGACCGGACCCCGTCGGCCATCGTCGGGACCCTGATCCTGGTGGCCATCATGCTGTTCGCCGTCACCGAAGCGGCCGGACTCATGGGCTTCGCGGTCCTGGCTGAACTGACCTCGCAGTTCCTCGTCTTCGCCGGCCGCATCGTGGTCGGACTGGTTATCTTCGCCATCGGACTCTTCCTGGCCAATTTCGTGCAACGGACGGTGCTGTCGGCGGGAGCCGCCCAGTCCCGCCTGCTGGCGCTGGGCGCCCGAATCGCCATCATCGTGCTTTCGGGAGCCATGGCCCTGCGGCACATGGGTTTGGCGGACGAGATCGTCAACATGGCCTTCGGCCTGATCCTGGGCGCGGTGGCGGTAGCCCTGGCCATTGCATTCGGTCTGGGGGGCCGGGAATTTGCCGCACGCCACCTGGAGGGATGGCTGCAATCGATGAAATCGGAAGGCGCGGCAAAGTAA
- a CDS encoding tetratricopeptide repeat protein — MAPRGPSLSCFGKTNAALIALALLAVIGCRQPSQELVQGGYTGRKTCQPCHPQEYAAYIGSHHDLAMDPVNDQTVLGDFEDATLTHLGVTSRFYRRDGKFLVSTEGASGAIEEFEVKYTFGADPLQQYLVEFPGGRLQCLPLCWDSRPRKEGGQRWFHLYDSERVAPNDLLFWTRVSQNWNTGCAECHSTGLRKNFDPSTETYRTRWAEVDVSCEACHGPGAAHVEWAEARARGEPRTDIPDLGLAIWLKEAEPAVWARDESTGRPRRTPPLGTHTQAEMCARCHSRRGLISEDYVHGASLLNTHNLSLLEEDLYYPDGQILEEVYVYGSFLQSRMAQEGVVCTDCHDAHSARLHQQGDVLCTRCHDAATYTSRSHHHHPPGSTGARCVECHMPARTYMVVDPRRDHSFRVPRPDLTASLGTPNACNNCHGDRSTQWSVEHFQRWYGAGPRDKHFGETLAAARKGIPGLAADLNRLARPPHLPAIVRATAISLLDNYPGGSTADVLGELAKDASPLVRAAAVEALGSLPPHQRGPLSQAALEDPVRMVRTLAGRSLAGPAPAGLSPRQRQLRGAAAREYEEVQQLHADHPGGRLNLGNLYRDQRDFERAEASYRQAIALEPAFMPAYLNLADLYREMDREDEGKKLLLEALKIAPRSATAQQALGLLLVRTGERRQALNHLAQAAELDPDNSRHAYVYGVALNSLGESVQAIGVLEQALGARPHDRDLLFALATIHRDRRQFGKGLVYSRRLLALYPENAGYQRLERQLRMLARIR; from the coding sequence TTGGCCCCTCGCGGACCGTCGCTCAGTTGCTTTGGGAAAACCAACGCAGCCCTCATCGCTCTGGCCTTGCTGGCGGTCATCGGCTGCCGGCAGCCCTCCCAAGAGCTCGTCCAGGGTGGCTACACCGGCAGGAAGACCTGCCAACCCTGCCACCCCCAGGAGTACGCCGCCTACATCGGTTCCCACCACGATCTGGCCATGGATCCGGTCAACGACCAGACCGTTCTGGGGGATTTCGAGGACGCCACCCTGACTCATTTGGGAGTCACCTCCAGGTTCTACCGCCGGGACGGCAAGTTCCTGGTCTCGACCGAAGGGGCCTCGGGAGCCATCGAAGAGTTTGAAGTCAAGTACACTTTTGGAGCGGACCCCCTGCAGCAGTACCTGGTGGAGTTCCCCGGAGGGCGTCTGCAGTGCCTGCCCCTTTGCTGGGACTCCCGTCCCCGCAAAGAGGGCGGCCAGCGTTGGTTCCACCTCTACGACAGCGAGCGCGTTGCTCCCAACGACCTCCTCTTCTGGACCCGGGTCTCCCAGAACTGGAACACCGGCTGCGCCGAGTGCCACTCCACCGGTCTGCGCAAGAACTTCGATCCGTCAACCGAAACCTACCGGACCCGCTGGGCCGAGGTGGACGTCTCCTGCGAGGCCTGCCACGGACCGGGCGCCGCCCACGTGGAATGGGCCGAGGCCCGGGCTCGCGGAGAGCCCCGGACGGATATCCCCGACCTTGGGTTGGCCATTTGGCTCAAGGAGGCCGAGCCTGCCGTCTGGGCCCGCGACGAGAGCACCGGCAGGCCCCGGCGCACCCCCCCTCTGGGCACCCACACACAGGCGGAGATGTGCGCCCGCTGCCACTCAAGGCGCGGCCTCATCAGCGAGGACTACGTCCATGGAGCCTCGCTGCTGAACACCCACAACTTGAGCCTTCTGGAAGAAGACCTCTACTACCCCGACGGCCAGATCCTGGAGGAGGTCTATGTCTACGGCTCTTTCCTGCAGAGCCGCATGGCTCAGGAGGGCGTGGTCTGCACCGACTGCCACGACGCCCACAGCGCACGTCTCCACCAACAGGGAGATGTGCTCTGCACCCGCTGCCACGACGCCGCGACCTATACTTCCCGTTCCCACCACCACCATCCGCCCGGCTCCACCGGCGCCCGTTGCGTGGAGTGCCACATGCCGGCCCGGACCTACATGGTGGTGGATCCACGCCGCGACCACAGCTTTCGCGTCCCGCGCCCCGATTTGACAGCTAGCCTGGGGACGCCCAACGCCTGCAACAATTGCCATGGCGACCGGTCCACCCAATGGTCGGTGGAACACTTTCAGCGATGGTACGGGGCCGGCCCCAGAGACAAGCACTTCGGCGAGACCCTTGCCGCCGCCCGCAAGGGAATCCCTGGCCTGGCGGCGGATCTCAACCGCTTGGCCCGGCCCCCCCACCTGCCTGCCATCGTACGGGCCACCGCCATTTCGCTGCTGGACAACTATCCCGGAGGGAGCACCGCCGACGTGCTGGGAGAACTGGCGAAGGATGCCAGCCCGCTTGTGCGGGCAGCGGCAGTCGAAGCCCTGGGCTCGTTACCGCCACACCAACGGGGACCTCTGTCGCAAGCAGCCCTGGAGGATCCGGTGCGGATGGTGCGGACCCTGGCCGGCCGCTCCCTGGCCGGGCCTGCCCCGGCCGGACTTTCACCCCGGCAACGTCAGCTCAGAGGCGCAGCCGCCCGCGAATATGAAGAGGTACAGCAGCTCCATGCAGACCATCCCGGCGGCCGCCTCAACCTGGGGAACCTCTACCGGGACCAGCGGGACTTCGAACGGGCTGAAGCTTCCTACAGGCAGGCAATCGCCCTGGAGCCGGCCTTCATGCCGGCCTATCTGAATCTGGCTGACCTCTACCGGGAGATGGACCGGGAGGACGAGGGAAAGAAGCTGTTGCTGGAGGCGCTGAAAATAGCCCCCCGATCGGCTACGGCGCAACAGGCCCTGGGCCTGCTGCTGGTCCGGACCGGTGAGCGCCGCCAGGCCCTGAACCACCTGGCCCAAGCCGCGGAGCTGGATCCGGACAACAGCCGCCATGCCTACGTCTATGGGGTAGCGCTCAACTCCCTGGGAGAATCGGTCCAGGCTATAGGCGTCCTGGAACAAGCACTGGGGGCCCGACCCCATGACCGGGATCTCCTGTTCGCGCTGGCCACCATTCACCGGGACCGGAGGCAGTTTGGGAAGGGGCTGGTTTACAGCCGGAGGCTCCTGGCGCTTTATCCGGAGAACGCCGGCTACCAAAGGTTGGAGAGGCAGCTACGGATGTTAGCCCGCATTCGCTAA
- a CDS encoding DUF1501 domain-containing protein, with the protein MNGIHLTRRGFLRAGSLGLFGLSLSRYLQLKHLMAASGSPAKPDAKAQACILLWLEGGPSQVDTFDPKPNSAFAPISTNVPGIRISELLPRVARHMDKLSIIRSMYTEEIDHQQATYYAITGHRPNSALESPSLGSIIARELNPRRNMPPYVIAPPIDRPYLNYFNAGFIGARYQPMVVPDPAREDFQVPDLVLPKEIGMDRVSHRRSFLEVVDRLYRRQEQQAEFAALDDFRQQALTILGSPQVRQAFDLSQESEKTRDEYGRHRFGQSVLLARRLIEGGCRFATAAGYDMTEWDLCHVDNDKYNRDLLAPPFDQALSALMKDLDQRGLLESTLVVAMGEFGRTPHVNPRGGRDHWPHCWSMVLGGGGIQGGQVIGASDERGARVADRMVTIGDLFATVYKALGIDWTKEYMTPIQRPVKIANSIGGESGLPIEGLI; encoded by the coding sequence TTGAACGGGATCCACCTCACTCGCCGGGGATTCCTGCGCGCGGGGTCATTGGGTCTCTTCGGGCTCAGCCTGAGCCGCTACCTGCAGTTAAAGCACCTGATGGCCGCCTCCGGCTCCCCTGCGAAACCGGACGCCAAGGCCCAAGCCTGCATCCTGCTGTGGCTGGAAGGCGGCCCCAGCCAGGTCGACACCTTCGATCCCAAGCCCAACAGCGCCTTTGCGCCGATTTCGACCAACGTCCCCGGCATCCGGATCTCCGAGCTGCTGCCCCGGGTGGCCAGGCACATGGACAAGCTGTCCATTATCCGCTCCATGTACACCGAGGAGATCGACCACCAGCAGGCCACCTACTACGCGATCACGGGTCACCGTCCCAACTCGGCCCTGGAGTCTCCCAGCCTGGGCTCCATCATCGCCAGGGAGCTCAATCCCCGCCGTAACATGCCCCCGTATGTGATCGCACCGCCCATCGATCGACCCTACCTGAACTACTTCAACGCGGGTTTCATCGGCGCGCGCTACCAGCCCATGGTGGTCCCCGATCCCGCCCGGGAGGACTTTCAGGTTCCCGACCTGGTGCTTCCCAAGGAGATCGGCATGGACCGGGTGTCCCACCGCCGCTCCTTCCTGGAGGTGGTGGACCGCCTCTATCGCCGCCAGGAGCAGCAGGCCGAGTTTGCGGCCCTGGACGACTTCAGGCAGCAGGCCCTGACCATCCTCGGGTCCCCGCAGGTCCGACAGGCGTTCGATCTCTCGCAGGAATCGGAGAAGACCCGGGACGAGTACGGCCGGCACCGTTTCGGCCAGAGCGTGCTGCTGGCGCGCCGGCTGATCGAAGGAGGCTGCCGGTTTGCCACGGCCGCCGGATATGACATGACCGAGTGGGACCTCTGCCACGTGGACAACGACAAGTACAATCGGGACCTGCTGGCCCCTCCCTTCGATCAGGCTCTGTCTGCCCTGATGAAGGACCTGGACCAGCGGGGACTGCTGGAATCGACACTGGTTGTGGCCATGGGAGAATTCGGCAGAACTCCGCATGTCAATCCCCGGGGCGGCCGGGACCACTGGCCCCACTGCTGGTCGATGGTGCTGGGCGGCGGCGGGATTCAAGGCGGGCAGGTGATCGGAGCCAGCGACGAACGAGGCGCGCGGGTCGCGGACCGAATGGTGACGATCGGAGACCTGTTCGCCACCGTCTACAAGGCGCTCGGTATCGACTGGACCAAGGAATACATGACCCCCATCCAGCGGCCCGTCAAGATCGCCAACTCCATCGGCGGAGAGAGCGGCCTGCCCATCGAGGGCCTGATCTGA
- a CDS encoding DUF1553 domain-containing protein: MNASRHDNRDHRGARPALRLTLVALVLAAAQPSHAEKEVAESEQAPGQVEATAAPELLSLTLQPRAVTLRGKDASQQFLLTGTYSDGVERDLSRQARFSLSDPRSARVDGQGQVVALAGGEARLTAEFGGLSAESAINVQSSASTRAPNFALDLEGIFTRKGCNDSHCHGSVKGRGGFKLSSQAGNPREDHRWIVRGGTFQIYSRESAGPETPRISPEAPEKSLLLLKPTLQVPHGGGRRLDPDGPDYRALLQWIGQGAPFGNGAPEIVRLEVIPRQLVLEPGLSHQLVVTAWLSDGNREDFTRRVRYQPTAEEVVEVDENGLIRAREPGEATVLVQGPRRATRVSLGVVSRILTEFPREAPRNFIDEEVRRKLRRLSIPPSKRSSDQEFLRRVCLDLTGTLPPPRRVREFLDSRDPGKRDSLITTLLNSPEYIDYWTFRLADLFRVSHEQGGREKVKMYWEWIRDSIARNKPFDQVARERMAGQGYDGPTRHLWGADEIRLPQDVMTEQARVFLGRRLDCAQCHDHPFDSWTQDQFWGLTGFFKNLTYFWTTMAAVDDPIGHEEFGADGRLLHPRTRQEVEAVYPDGQALPVEERTDPRPRLADWFTSSEEFLFEEAVVNRFWSYFFGRGIVDPVDDFRLTNPPSHPDLLRKLARYFRSSGYDLKDLIRLIVQSNTYQRSGRPNYDNGGDRVNYSRALPRSLDAEILLDMICQITGIPEVFEGKDERDYGGRQPAGTRAMNIIHPDLHPSRFLDIYGRPSRTAVPERKGGASLAQALHMLAGPAYTDKLSGKGGRIDRLLRSAASDREIVEEFYLAALSRFPTPEETTQLVRMVRTWPSRQQALEDLLWGVIASREFAYNH; the protein is encoded by the coding sequence ATGAATGCTTCCCGCCACGACAATCGAGATCATCGCGGAGCCAGGCCGGCCCTCCGGTTGACCCTGGTCGCACTGGTGCTGGCGGCTGCACAGCCAAGCCATGCGGAAAAGGAAGTGGCCGAATCCGAACAGGCACCAGGCCAGGTCGAGGCCACAGCCGCCCCTGAACTTCTTTCCCTCACCCTTCAACCCCGGGCCGTCACCCTGCGGGGCAAGGATGCCTCCCAGCAGTTCCTGCTCACCGGCACTTACAGCGATGGGGTGGAGCGGGATCTCTCCAGGCAGGCTCGCTTCTCCCTGTCGGATCCCCGGTCCGCCCGGGTGGATGGCCAGGGGCAGGTGGTTGCCCTGGCCGGCGGCGAGGCTCGGTTGACCGCCGAATTCGGCGGCCTCTCAGCCGAGAGCGCCATCAACGTCCAGTCCTCCGCCAGCACTCGCGCTCCCAACTTCGCCCTGGACCTGGAGGGAATCTTTACTCGGAAGGGCTGCAACGACAGCCATTGCCACGGCAGCGTCAAGGGCCGCGGCGGGTTCAAGCTCTCCAGCCAGGCCGGCAATCCGCGGGAGGACCACCGCTGGATCGTGCGGGGCGGAACCTTTCAGATTTACAGCCGGGAGTCTGCCGGACCCGAGACTCCCCGAATTTCGCCGGAAGCGCCCGAGAAGAGCCTGCTCCTGTTGAAACCGACCCTGCAGGTGCCCCACGGAGGCGGCCGGCGGCTGGATCCGGACGGGCCCGACTATCGAGCGCTGCTTCAATGGATCGGCCAGGGAGCGCCCTTCGGGAACGGCGCCCCCGAGATCGTCCGCCTGGAAGTCATACCCCGTCAGCTCGTGCTGGAGCCGGGGCTGAGCCATCAACTGGTGGTCACCGCCTGGCTTTCCGACGGCAACCGAGAGGATTTCACCCGCCGGGTGCGTTACCAACCCACCGCGGAAGAGGTAGTCGAGGTGGACGAAAACGGCTTGATCCGGGCCCGGGAGCCGGGCGAGGCCACCGTCCTGGTGCAGGGGCCGCGCCGGGCGACCCGAGTCTCCCTGGGAGTGGTCAGCAGGATCCTGACCGAATTTCCCCGGGAGGCCCCCCGGAACTTCATCGACGAAGAGGTCCGGCGAAAGCTGCGCCGCCTCAGCATCCCGCCCTCGAAACGTTCCAGCGACCAGGAGTTCCTGAGGCGGGTCTGCCTGGACCTGACCGGGACCCTGCCCCCGCCCCGGCGGGTCCGGGAATTTCTGGACAGCCGGGATCCGGGCAAGCGGGACAGCCTGATCACCACCCTGCTCAACTCTCCCGAGTATATCGACTACTGGACCTTCCGCCTGGCCGATCTGTTTCGGGTCTCCCATGAGCAGGGCGGCCGGGAAAAGGTCAAGATGTACTGGGAGTGGATCCGGGATTCCATTGCCCGCAACAAGCCCTTCGACCAGGTGGCCCGGGAGCGCATGGCCGGCCAGGGCTACGACGGCCCCACCCGCCATCTCTGGGGAGCCGACGAGATTCGCCTTCCTCAGGACGTCATGACCGAGCAGGCCCGGGTGTTCCTGGGGCGACGGCTGGACTGCGCCCAGTGTCACGACCACCCTTTCGACTCCTGGACCCAGGACCAGTTCTGGGGCCTGACGGGGTTCTTCAAGAACCTGACCTATTTCTGGACCACCATGGCCGCCGTGGACGATCCCATCGGGCACGAGGAGTTCGGGGCCGACGGTCGGCTGCTCCATCCCCGCACCAGGCAGGAAGTGGAAGCCGTCTATCCCGATGGCCAGGCTCTGCCGGTCGAGGAAAGGACAGACCCCCGGCCGAGGCTGGCCGACTGGTTCACCTCGTCGGAAGAGTTTCTCTTCGAAGAGGCCGTGGTGAACCGATTCTGGAGCTACTTCTTCGGGCGCGGGATCGTCGACCCGGTGGACGACTTTCGCCTGACCAACCCGCCCAGCCATCCCGACCTGTTGCGGAAGCTGGCCCGCTATTTTCGCTCCAGCGGCTACGACCTGAAGGACCTGATCCGGCTGATCGTGCAGTCCAACACCTACCAGCGCTCGGGACGCCCCAACTACGACAACGGGGGTGACCGCGTTAACTACTCCCGGGCCCTGCCCAGGAGCCTGGATGCGGAAATCCTGCTGGACATGATCTGCCAGATCACCGGCATCCCTGAAGTCTTCGAGGGGAAGGACGAGCGGGATTACGGCGGCCGCCAGCCTGCCGGCACGCGAGCCATGAACATCATCCATCCCGACCTCCATCCGTCGCGGTTTCTGGACATCTACGGGCGGCCCAGCCGGACGGCGGTGCCGGAACGCAAGGGCGGGGCCAGCCTGGCCCAGGCCCTCCACATGCTGGCCGGTCCCGCCTATACCGACAAGCTGTCGGGAAAGGGAGGCCGAATCGATCGCCTGCTGCGGTCGGCGGCTAGCGACAGGGAGATCGTGGAGGAGTTCTACCTGGCCGCCCTGTCGCGGTTTCCCACACCGGAGGAGACCACACAACTGGTGCGGATGGTCAGAACCTGGCCTTCCCGACAGCAAGCTCTGGAGGATCTTCTCTGGGGGGTGATCGCCTCGCGCGAGTTCGCTTATAATCACTAG
- a CDS encoding NfeD family protein, translated as MDGWATTWWFWVLLGLGLLFLELVTPTGFYLLFFGVAAVLVGLLAAVGLDGPAWLQWLLFSLLSIGSLLLLRGRLQERMRSVAPAQPDNDLVGGTAESLENIAVDGYGQVELRGTSWRAKNVGSEPIAQAESCQVDRVEGVVLWVRKPYSFERVNGGKS; from the coding sequence ATGGACGGTTGGGCAACGACCTGGTGGTTCTGGGTGCTGTTGGGGCTTGGGCTCCTGTTTCTGGAACTGGTAACGCCCACCGGCTTCTACCTCCTGTTTTTCGGTGTGGCTGCCGTGCTGGTGGGCTTGCTGGCCGCCGTGGGTCTGGACGGGCCGGCCTGGTTGCAATGGCTGCTCTTTTCCCTGCTCTCGATCGGCAGTCTGCTGTTGCTGAGGGGGCGCTTGCAGGAAAGAATGAGAAGCGTTGCTCCCGCTCAGCCGGACAATGATTTGGTGGGCGGGACGGCCGAGTCGCTCGAAAACATCGCCGTGGACGGATATGGACAGGTCGAGCTGCGCGGGACTTCCTGGAGGGCCAAAAACGTGGGCTCGGAGCCCATCGCCCAGGCGGAGAGCTGCCAGGTCGACCGGGTGGAGGGGGTGGTCTTGTGGGTTCGGAAACCCTACTCTTTTGAACGGGTGAATGGAGGAAAAAGCTAA